Genomic segment of Phycisphaerae bacterium:
GCATCGGTCTGGAACTGCTGGGAATCGATGCGATCTGTTTTCCCGCTGTCCCCGTCGGGTCCGGCACGATCCAAGCCGCCCACGGGACGCTGCCGGTTCCCGCACCCGCCACCGCCGAGCTGCTGACCGGCTTTGCGACCTACGCCGGAGGCGAGGGCGAACTGACCACCCCCACCGGGGCCGCCATCGCCACCGCCCTCGGCCGACAGGTCCCTTCCATGCCGGAAATGACCATCCGGGCGATCGGCTACGGGGCCGGAACCCGTCAATACAAGGACCGGGCCAACGTCCTGCGGGTAATCGTCGGCGAGTCCGCCCAAACCGCCGCGGCTGAGTCGGACCTGGTCGTCCAACTGGCCACGCAACTCGACGATCAGACCGGCGAGGAGACCGGCTACCTGACCGAGCGGCTCTGGAACGAGGGTGCACTGGATGTGGTCTGTTTTCCGATAACTATGAAAAAGGGCCGGCCCGGCGTGATGCTGGAGGTGCTTGGTCCCCCGGAAAAGGGCGACGCCCTGGCCGCGACCATCCTGCACCACAGCAGCACGTTCGGCCTGCGGCGGTCGCTGGTGACCCGGCAAAAGCTCAGCCGTGAGAGCATCCGGGTCGATCTGCCCGACGGGCAGGTCGCCGTCAAAATCGGGTAC
This window contains:
- the larC gene encoding nickel pincer cofactor biosynthesis protein LarC gives rise to the protein MHAYFDCFSGLAGDMTVAALLDAGADWDQLHKQLQSIDLHGFEVERQKVDRAGIAATHFLVHTHHHGHHHEHHHRSLSDILAIIDKSPLSPTVRENAAAIFRRLGAAEAKVHNCDIEKIHFHEVGAVDSIVDIVGTCIGLELLGIDAICFPAVPVGSGTIQAAHGTLPVPAPATAELLTGFATYAGGEGELTTPTGAAIATALGRQVPSMPEMTIRAIGYGAGTRQYKDRANVLRVIVGESAQTAAAESDLVVQLATQLDDQTGEETGYLTERLWNEGALDVVCFPITMKKGRPGVMLEVLGPPEKGDALAATILHHSSTFGLRRSLVTRQKLSRESIRVDLPDGQVAVKIGYFGGRLVRVSPEYEDCRALAVKTGAPLREIYRQAVDQARRVIDQKNK